A region of Gammaproteobacteria bacterium DNA encodes the following proteins:
- a CDS encoding DUF5011 domain-containing protein — translation MLFFGHALDIDADTVVVGQWDGGAKGTSAAYVYEKPITGWPSASSQTESAILQPLLVDALGTSAPPNSFGISVAVDGSTVVVGGGMDRRLGVAYLFEKPALGWVDSNGDGVLNGSDTGVVRTATAELSASTVLITDLLPKFGFAVDIQGDVVVVGTPEYDAAGAVDAGAAFVFVKPVGGWISATENAFLTAPTPSPWQGFARSVSVWGDHIMVGSYRNPNFGFTPVLPPDPVVPWPDAVTGLISKGHSATEEAGSVFLFTKPAAGWSAVSAHSTWQAPVAQLNNFFGYSVALNRSTYVAGAWGMDIDLAPLDSLPELDVGEVQVKQTSTVDLSITKTDGLLGTALNIGDPLIYTITVSNNDLLDAASGVVIEDLLADGFTLVSAVASQGSCDLTALPKLRCHLGVINAAPASATVTLNLTTNAKANAGASATGIHLSNTASVSSNETDDLLANNSATDADTVINASPVIDLGATPASVNESTLGVSLDASASVDLDGTLVSYVWSQLGGEAVTLSDSATSVAAFDAPALVTATVNPLLFQVLVTDNNGGQSTLPHSVTLLDITPPVLSLLGTTPITHEAATLYNDAGATASDSLDGDLSANIVVAGLPDTLIPSAYTVTYNVLDAAGNAATQISRAVTVVDATPPVISLNTGTPVIFDVGSIYVEAATASDTLDGDLSASMRVGGAVNTALAGDYPLTYDVLDNAGNSALQVSRTVTVADISAPVISLNGGNVSIEVGSIYNDLGATAVDNVDPTPTVTVDSQVNSAVLGVYSVIYSSTDVANNSSTATRTVTVVDTTLPIITRLGGATVTAEAGEVYSDMGATANDNYEGDITASIVTLNPVNTAILGVYTVTYDVSDSSNNAALQVSRAVTVSDTTPPLIALNTGAAIEVDIGSSYVEAATVVDSFEGDLSAALVVTGAVNTAVPAVYSLTYNAEDGSGNVAASVTRQVTVKDIGAPVITLTGGDTLIIALGSIYSDAGATAVDNVDPVVTVLTLSNNVNASALGSYRVVYQATDVAGNVAQATRTVLVTDQIAPTIVLIGANPLIVSEGALFVDPGATVSDNVDADANINGVGAVDTATAGGYSLSYDADDAAGNSAATVTRTVIVSALPVVNGLPTARVIAGVVYSYQLDVTDAEGDVLSYTAQNLPSWLTLSASGQLSGTPTAADVGSHKGINITVSDGHGSVTTGSFAIEVTAASSGGSGGGGSLPFSLLLILSLLGLRQRH, via the coding sequence ATGCTTTTTTTTGGCCACGCGCTGGATATTGATGCCGATACGGTGGTGGTTGGGCAGTGGGATGGCGGTGCTAAAGGCACTTCGGCAGCTTATGTTTATGAAAAACCCATCACCGGTTGGCCTTCAGCCAGTTCGCAAACCGAGAGTGCGATTTTGCAGCCTCTGCTGGTGGACGCTTTGGGGACTTCTGCCCCGCCCAACAGTTTTGGCATCAGTGTCGCCGTAGACGGTTCTACGGTGGTGGTGGGCGGGGGTATGGATCGACGTTTAGGGGTGGCTTATCTGTTCGAGAAACCGGCTCTGGGTTGGGTAGACAGTAATGGCGATGGTGTGTTGAATGGCAGTGATACGGGGGTGGTCAGAACGGCGACGGCGGAGCTTTCTGCATCAACGGTGCTGATTACTGATCTGCTGCCTAAATTTGGTTTTGCTGTTGATATTCAAGGCGATGTGGTGGTGGTGGGCACGCCTGAATACGATGCTGCGGGGGCGGTGGATGCGGGTGCAGCGTTTGTCTTTGTTAAGCCGGTGGGTGGGTGGATCTCGGCTACTGAGAATGCTTTTTTGACTGCGCCGACACCGTCTCCATGGCAAGGTTTTGCCCGCAGTGTAAGTGTTTGGGGGGATCATATTATGGTGGGCAGCTACCGTAATCCTAATTTTGGTTTTACTCCGGTACTGCCACCCGATCCCGTTGTGCCTTGGCCTGATGCGGTGACAGGCTTGATCTCTAAAGGACATTCAGCCACGGAAGAGGCGGGATCGGTTTTTCTATTTACAAAACCCGCTGCCGGTTGGTCAGCGGTTTCTGCTCACAGCACTTGGCAGGCTCCTGTAGCGCAGTTGAATAACTTCTTTGGTTACAGTGTGGCGCTCAATCGCAGCACCTATGTTGCGGGTGCGTGGGGAATGGACATTGATCTGGCTCCGTTGGATTCGCTGCCGGAATTGGATGTAGGCGAAGTGCAGGTGAAACAGACCTCGACAGTGGATCTCTCCATTACAAAAACAGACGGTCTGCTGGGTACGGCTCTGAATATTGGTGATCCATTGATTTACACCATCACGGTGAGTAATAACGATCTGCTGGATGCGGCCAGCGGGGTGGTTATTGAGGATCTGTTGGCAGACGGTTTTACGCTGGTTTCGGCAGTGGCGAGTCAGGGCAGCTGTGATCTTACTGCGCTGCCTAAATTACGTTGTCATCTAGGGGTGATCAATGCCGCGCCTGCCAGTGCTACGGTGACCTTGAACCTGACTACTAATGCCAAAGCCAATGCGGGCGCATCGGCAACAGGCATTCATCTCTCTAATACGGCCAGCGTCAGCAGCAATGAGACCGATGATCTTTTGGCCAACAACAGCGCCACCGATGCCGATACGGTGATCAATGCCTCACCGGTGATTGATCTGGGCGCAACTCCAGCCTCGGTGAATGAAAGTACATTGGGGGTCTCTTTAGATGCTTCGGCAAGCGTGGATCTGGACGGCACGCTGGTCAGTTATGTTTGGAGTCAGCTTGGGGGTGAGGCGGTGACGTTGAGTGATAGTGCCACGTCTGTTGCGGCTTTTGATGCGCCTGCGCTGGTGACGGCTACGGTGAACCCGTTGCTGTTTCAGGTTTTGGTGACGGACAACAACGGCGGTCAATCCACTCTGCCTCACAGTGTGACTTTGTTAGACATCACCCCGCCAGTGCTGAGTTTATTGGGAACCACACCCATTACTCATGAGGCGGCGACCCTTTACAACGATGCGGGTGCCACGGCGAGCGACAGCTTGGACGGTGATCTGAGCGCCAATATCGTGGTTGCTGGGTTGCCCGACACTCTGATACCGAGTGCTTATACCGTTACTTACAATGTTTTGGATGCAGCGGGTAATGCGGCCACACAGATTAGCCGTGCGGTCACGGTGGTGGATGCCACGCCGCCAGTGATCAGCTTGAATACGGGTACGCCGGTGATCTTTGATGTGGGTTCTATTTACGTTGAAGCGGCCACGGCCAGTGACACTCTGGATGGTGATTTGAGCGCCTCAATGCGGGTTGGCGGTGCGGTCAATACGGCGCTGGCAGGGGATTATCCTCTGACTTACGATGTGTTGGATAACGCAGGCAACAGTGCGCTTCAAGTCAGTCGCACCGTGACGGTGGCGGACATCAGTGCGCCGGTGATCAGCTTAAACGGTGGCAATGTCAGCATTGAAGTGGGTTCAATCTACAACGATCTGGGTGCGACAGCGGTTGATAACGTCGATCCCACCCCGACGGTCACAGTGGATAGCCAAGTTAATAGCGCGGTTTTGGGTGTCTACAGTGTGATTTACAGCTCTACGGATGTGGCCAATAACAGCTCTACGGCTACCCGTACGGTCACGGTGGTGGACACCACATTGCCGATCATCACTCGACTGGGCGGTGCGACGGTCACGGCTGAAGCCGGTGAGGTTTATAGCGATATGGGGGCGACGGCCAATGACAATTATGAAGGTGACATCACGGCCAGTATTGTCACGCTCAATCCGGTAAATACCGCCATTCTGGGTGTGTATACGGTCACTTACGACGTTTCAGACAGCTCCAATAATGCCGCGTTGCAGGTGAGTCGAGCGGTGACCGTCAGTGATACGACGCCGCCGCTGATTGCGCTTAATACGGGTGCTGCCATCGAGGTTGATATTGGTTCCAGCTACGTTGAAGCGGCCACAGTAGTGGACTCTTTTGAGGGTGATCTCAGCGCTGCTTTGGTGGTGACGGGAGCGGTGAATACGGCGGTTCCGGCGGTTTACAGCTTGACCTACAACGCTGAGGACGGCTCGGGGAATGTGGCGGCCAGTGTGACTCGTCAGGTGACGGTAAAAGACATTGGCGCGCCGGTCATAACCCTTACGGGAGGAGATACGCTCATCATTGCCTTGGGTTCGATTTATAGCGATGCCGGTGCCACGGCGGTGGACAATGTTGATCCTGTTGTTACGGTATTGACCTTATCCAATAACGTCAATGCCTCTGCTCTGGGCAGTTACCGTGTGGTGTATCAAGCCACGGATGTGGCAGGCAATGTGGCTCAGGCGACCCGCACTGTGTTGGTGACGGATCAAATTGCGCCGACGATTGTGTTGATCGGCGCTAATCCCTTGATTGTCAGTGAGGGCGCTCTGTTTGTTGATCCGGGGGCGACGGTCAGTGACAACGTGGATGCGGATGCCAATATCAACGGTGTTGGTGCGGTGGACACTGCGACGGCGGGCGGTTATTCGCTCAGCTACGATGCTGATGATGCGGCGGGTAACTCTGCTGCAACGGTCACTCGTACGGTGATTGTCAGTGCGTTGCCGGTGGTGAACGGGCTGCCGACGGCACGTGTGATCGCTGGGGTGGTTTACAGCTATCAACTGGACGTTACGGATGCGGAAGGCGATGTGCTCAGTTACACGGCTCAGAATCTGCCCAGTTGGTTGACCTTGAGCGCGAGTGGTCAGTTGAGTGGTACGCCTACTGCGGCAGATGTGGGCAGTCATAAGGGGATCAATATCACGGTCAGTGATGGCCACGGTTCTGTCACTACGGGGTCTTTTGCGATTGAAGTGACGGCAGCATCCAGTGGCGGCAGCGGTGGCGGTGGTTCATTGCCGTTTAGCCTGTTGTTGATTTTGTCTCTGCTGGGTTTGCGTCAACGCCACTGA
- a CDS encoding HYR domain-containing protein, whose amino-acid sequence MITQVRKNGFGRKSLLAMSVMAALVAAPASATLVDNPLTISPATSLTVGGVTLPEAFQQAGDLTGLSVATDGVTLVIGAPQMAGANRNSFGANLLTTSPVNPAILQAPGKAYVYQRDVNSNWIQIATLVASTGADKDGFGASVAVDGNTIVVGADGATNKQGRAYIFEKPVGGWSNTAITTETAELLPLIAGVALSASNTYLGHAVDIKGGTVVVGQWGGVPAAYIFERPIAGWASAVPLAQTATLQPLIGANPAAIPPVLGTVPEQFGMSVAIDSDPVAGTETVVVGGDLLGAGALYLYEKPAPVASGWASLGVNAAPTATLTLSPAIDLLDNGQNGSRSFGFDVDIKGSTVVASATRFDTTSLFGVVSKDAGAVFVFEKPLAGWVSGFETKMLTAPTPIAFQSFGRSVAVTKDRVLVGTFTNPALRADPIVGGFGLVGDALAPTAANAPQGRAYIFDKPLGASWATYNPVLTPAAPWQSPVGSVDDMFGYSVAAANTTYVAGGFALDTDLPAQGSAPGAVADGIVDNNVGSAAVLEATVILNITNSLPAGTVPVAGDQLTYTITVANNDLIDTATNVVVTDQLPAGLTFVSATSSQGTACIDLNTGVAPIANTASINLECALGTLAPNSQATITVVADVTDPVAIDHSASVIASESLNNASVTSSSVNVAPTADAGLAQTVNEGDLVTLSGVGTDTAPGTIASYAWMQVSGDTVALTGANTATATFTAPTLTASSVLPLRFKLTVTDSGGVAATALTATAMVDVTVNDVTVPVVTAPLPIIVEATGTNTSVSSAALGTASATDASSFTISNDAPATFPVGDTTVIWTATDANGNSSTATQLVTVEDTILPTITAPVDVTVEAVGSSTTVVLGSPITSDAFAVTTIDDAPATFPLGSTTVTWTATDANGNSSSATQIVTVNDSQAPSLVAPANMIVEATGVATTVVLSQPSSSDLFAVTVSSDAPATFPVGDTTVTWTATDANSNSSTVVQTVTVKDSLAPTLTLVGGSTLIAVGGTFSAPSATATDVVSGSVAVSDDRATALNTAVAGAYNITFSATDAAGNTATKVHTVVVNALPVINGVPTATVVAGQSYSYALDATDANGDALTYSVLNAPAWLTLSASGVLNGSPTAADVGSHENITITVSDGNGSVSVGPFTVEVTAVPAASTGGGGGGSLPLALLAALSLLGLRRRTNK is encoded by the coding sequence ATGATAACTCAGGTGAGAAAAAATGGCTTTGGGCGAAAAAGTTTATTAGCAATGAGTGTGATGGCGGCTTTGGTTGCTGCGCCAGCTTCAGCAACGCTGGTTGATAATCCGCTAACAATCAGCCCAGCAACGTCTTTAACGGTGGGTGGTGTTACTTTGCCGGAAGCCTTTCAGCAAGCGGGTGATCTGACCGGCTTGAGTGTCGCCACGGACGGTGTCACGTTGGTTATTGGTGCGCCACAGATGGCGGGGGCAAATCGTAATTCTTTTGGCGCCAATCTTCTTACGACATCGCCAGTGAATCCAGCTATTTTACAGGCTCCCGGTAAGGCGTATGTGTATCAGCGAGATGTCAATAGCAACTGGATTCAAATTGCCACTTTGGTAGCCAGTACAGGTGCGGATAAAGATGGCTTTGGTGCCAGTGTGGCAGTGGATGGTAATACCATTGTGGTGGGTGCCGATGGAGCAACAAATAAACAAGGTCGAGCCTATATTTTTGAAAAACCCGTTGGAGGTTGGTCGAATACGGCCATTACGACAGAAACGGCAGAATTATTACCCTTGATCGCCGGAGTGGCGCTGTCTGCATCCAATACTTATTTAGGTCATGCGGTAGATATTAAAGGTGGCACTGTGGTCGTGGGACAATGGGGTGGCGTTCCGGCTGCCTATATCTTTGAGCGTCCCATCGCGGGCTGGGCTTCTGCTGTTCCTCTTGCGCAGACAGCAACTTTGCAGCCTTTGATCGGCGCTAATCCTGCTGCGATCCCTCCTGTTCTAGGCACAGTTCCAGAGCAGTTCGGTATGAGTGTGGCTATTGATTCAGATCCGGTTGCGGGTACCGAGACGGTGGTTGTGGGAGGGGATTTGCTAGGAGCTGGGGCGCTTTATTTGTATGAAAAACCAGCGCCAGTTGCAAGTGGGTGGGCTTCTTTAGGGGTTAATGCAGCGCCGACGGCGACTCTGACTTTATCCCCGGCTATTGATCTTTTGGATAATGGTCAAAATGGATCACGTAGTTTTGGTTTTGATGTGGATATTAAAGGCTCTACCGTTGTTGCCAGTGCGACGCGTTTTGATACGACCTCGCTTTTTGGGGTGGTTTCTAAAGATGCGGGGGCCGTATTTGTTTTTGAAAAACCGCTGGCTGGCTGGGTTTCTGGTTTTGAAACAAAAATGCTGACAGCGCCTACTCCAATAGCATTTCAGTCCTTTGGACGCAGTGTGGCAGTGACAAAAGATCGTGTTTTGGTGGGTACCTTTACTAACCCTGCTTTGAGAGCGGATCCCATTGTGGGTGGTTTTGGTTTGGTAGGTGATGCATTGGCGCCAACGGCAGCCAATGCACCGCAGGGGCGAGCTTATATTTTTGACAAACCTTTGGGTGCAAGTTGGGCAACGTATAATCCTGTTTTGACTCCCGCAGCTCCTTGGCAGTCTCCGGTAGGTTCTGTTGATGACATGTTTGGTTACAGTGTCGCGGCGGCCAATACCACTTACGTTGCCGGTGGTTTTGCCTTGGATACGGATCTTCCAGCACAGGGTTCTGCTCCAGGTGCTGTTGCTGATGGCATTGTGGACAACAACGTTGGTTCTGCCGCAGTACTAGAAGCCACTGTGATTTTAAACATCACCAACAGTTTGCCTGCGGGAACAGTGCCTGTTGCTGGTGATCAACTGACCTACACCATCACGGTGGCCAACAACGACCTAATCGACACGGCCACCAACGTGGTGGTGACAGATCAACTGCCAGCAGGATTGACCTTTGTTTCAGCTACGTCTTCTCAAGGAACAGCCTGTATTGATTTGAATACGGGAGTCGCTCCAATTGCGAATACAGCATCAATCAATCTTGAATGTGCTTTAGGTACTTTGGCTCCCAACAGTCAAGCCACCATTACGGTTGTGGCCGATGTCACTGATCCCGTGGCGATTGATCATTCAGCCAGTGTGATTGCCAGTGAAAGTCTTAACAACGCCTCTGTTACCAGTAGTTCGGTTAATGTTGCACCCACCGCCGATGCGGGCCTTGCACAGACGGTCAATGAGGGTGATCTGGTGACTTTGAGTGGTGTGGGTACAGATACGGCACCAGGTACGATTGCTTCGTATGCTTGGATGCAAGTTTCAGGGGATACGGTTGCGTTGACAGGAGCAAACACCGCCACCGCCACCTTTACTGCGCCGACATTGACGGCAAGCAGTGTTTTGCCATTACGTTTTAAGCTAACGGTGACAGACAGCGGTGGCGTAGCGGCGACAGCGTTGACCGCCACGGCGATGGTGGATGTAACGGTCAATGATGTCACTGTCCCAGTGGTCACTGCACCTCTGCCCATCATCGTTGAGGCAACCGGTACTAATACCAGTGTGAGTTCAGCGGCTCTTGGCACCGCCAGCGCTACAGATGCCTCTTCGTTCACTATCAGTAATGACGCTCCGGCGACTTTCCCTGTCGGCGATACCACAGTGATCTGGACGGCCACCGATGCCAATGGCAACAGCAGCACAGCAACACAGCTGGTGACCGTGGAAGACACCATCTTGCCCACCATTACCGCTCCGGTTGATGTCACCGTAGAAGCCGTCGGTAGCAGCACCACGGTTGTTTTAGGTTCACCTATCACGTCCGATGCCTTTGCCGTAACAACGATTGACGATGCCCCAGCCACCTTCCCGCTGGGTTCCACCACGGTGACGTGGACGGCCACGGATGCCAACGGCAACAGCAGCAGCGCCACTCAGATTGTGACGGTGAATGACAGCCAAGCGCCGAGTTTAGTCGCACCGGCCAATATGATCGTTGAAGCCACAGGGGTGGCAACCACCGTTGTTTTGAGCCAGCCGAGCAGCAGTGATCTGTTCGCAGTGACGGTCAGCAGTGATGCACCGGCCACCTTCCCAGTAGGTGATACCACGGTGACGTGGACGGCAACCGATGCCAATAGCAACAGCAGTACGGTGGTTCAAACCGTTACGGTGAAAGACAGCCTTGCACCCACCTTGACCTTGGTGGGTGGCAGTACCTTGATTGCCGTTGGGGGTACGTTTAGCGCACCGTCAGCTACGGCAACGGATGTGGTCTCTGGCAGTGTGGCGGTCAGCGATGATCGTGCCACGGCTCTGAACACCGCCGTTGCTGGAGCTTATAACATCACCTTTAGCGCAACGGATGCCGCTGGAAACACCGCGACAAAAGTACACACGGTGGTGGTGAACGCTCTGCCGGTGATCAACGGAGTGCCGACGGCAACGGTGGTGGCAGGGCAGAGCTACAGCTACGCCCTTGATGCTACGGATGCCAATGGGGATGCCTTGACCTACAGTGTGTTGAATGCGCCAGCGTGGTTAACGCTCAGCGCCAGCGGTGTTCTGAATGGTTCTCCAACGGCGGCAGATGTGGGTAGCCATGAAAACATCACCATTACGGTCAGTGATGGCAACGGTTCGGTCAGTGTTGGGCCGTTTACTGTTGAGGTGACGGCTGTTCCAGCTGCGAGCACAGGTGGTGGCGGTGGTGGTTCATTGCCTCTGGCTCTGCTGGCTGCTCTGTCACTGCTGGGACTGCGCCGACGCACCAACAAATAA